A genomic window from Sorex araneus isolate mSorAra2 chromosome 2, mSorAra2.pri, whole genome shotgun sequence includes:
- the LOC129402302 gene encoding olfactory receptor 2G3-like yields the protein MEQNNETDDGYLVLLGFSDQPRVEFILFVVVLVSYLLTIIGNSVIILVSLLDAKLQTPMYFFLKNLSFLDLCFTTSTVPQVLWNLKGPSKTITWTGCAIQLYVSLSLGSTECVLLTIMAFDRYVAVCKPLNYTTIMHPSFCKALAGVAWVSGIGNSLIQGTITLRLPRCGRHHLDHLVCEVPAMVKLSCINTHANEVQLFVATLVLILIPMLLILLSYGLIVQAVIKLRSVQAFRKALGTCGSHLIVVSFFFGTSSVIYIKPQKYYGYVDGKFLTLFYGVVTPTLNPLIYTLRNKDVKGALRRLLRIDEK from the coding sequence atggaacaaaacaatgaaacagatgATGGATATCTTGTCTTGCTTGGATTCTCAGACCAGCCCCGAGTGGAGTTCATCCTTTTTGTGGTGGTTTTGGTCTCCTACCTTCTGACGATTATTGGGAACTCAGTCATCATCCTTGTCTCCCTCCTGGACGCAAAACTCCAGacacccatgtatttcttcctcaaaAATCTCtcctttcttgacctttgtttcaCCACTAGCACTGTCCCTCAGGTACTGTGGAATTTGAAGGGACCATCCAAGACCATCACCTGGACTGGCTGTGCCATCCAACTCTACGTGTCCCTGTCCCTGGGTTCCACGGAATGTGTCCTCCTGACTATCATGGCATTTGATCGCTATGTAGCTGTGTGCAAACCTCTCAATTACACCACCATCATGCACCCCTCCTTCTGCAAGGCCCTAGCTGGAGTGGCATGGGTGAGTGGAATAGGAAATAGTCTCATCCAAGGCACCATCACCCTTCGGCTTCCTCGATGTGGGCGTCACCATTTGGATCACCTCGTATGTGAAGTACCTGCCATGGTCAAGTTGTCATGTATTAACACACATGCAAACGAGGTCCAgctttttgtggccacactagtTCTCATCCTTATTCCTATGTTATTGATACTGCTCTCCTATGGCCTCATTGTGCAAGCAGTGATAAAACTTAGGTCAGTCCAAGCTTTTCGTAAGGCTCTTGGGACCTGTGGCTCTCATCTGATAGTGGTGTCCTTCTTCTTTGGGACCAGCTCGGTCATATACATCAAACCACAGAAGTACTATGGCTATGTCGATGGAAAGTTCCTTACACTCTTTTATGGCGTTGTGACTCCCACCCTCAACCCCCTCATATATACTCTCAGGAATAAGGATGTGAAGGGAGCTCTGAGGAGATTGTTGAGAATAGATGAAAAGTGA